AATCGAATGGGCTTTTAACAAGAGACGAAATCATCGAAAAATCAGCTGTTTTACATAAAGCAAAATTGAGTAAGCCTTTTGCACGAGATGGAATCGAGGATTATTTGAAAGCAGCTAAAGAGCTAGGGTTAAAGATTGGCTTGGCATCAAGCTCTTATAGGGATTGGGTTGAACATTTTTTAAAGGAGTTGAACATCCTTCATTATTTTGATGTTATTCAAACAAGAGATGATGTCAAAAAAGTGAAGCCAGATCCAGAGCTTTATAAAAATACAATCAAGCTTTTAGGAGTTAATCCGCAAGAAGCAATAGCATTTGAAGATTCAGCTAATGGTTCTAAAGCTGCACTTGCAGCCGGTCTAAACTGTGTAGTAGTTCCAAATAAAATTACAGAGCATCTTCCATTCGAGAATTATCATTTGAAATTAGCGAGTATGGCAGATAGATCACTGCAAGAAGTGATAGAGAGTATGGAGAAATCTGTTAACTTGCTAGAGAAGTAAAAAGACGACACTTTCAGTTATGATAAGATAATGTTTTTACAATTAATAATGATAAAAAAATAGACCAACACCTGTAAAAGCTTTGCAGGGGTTGTGTCTATTTTTTTTTCCAAAAGTGAAGTTTAAGTGAATTATAATTCCATGTAATTAAAATAATAGCCAGCTCCACAAAAACGAGGAACTGACTATTTCTCTATTTAAATCACAAAGCCCCCATACCACCATCAACCCGATACTGCACACCTGTAATAAACGCACTTTCATCCGAAGCAAGGAATAGAACGAGATTGGAGATGTCCTCGGATTCTCCGTATCTTCCTAATGGAATTGATTTTTCCATGTCTGCTTTCGCTGCTTCAGCTTGTCCTGGTGCGAAGCCTTCTTCTAATGAGCGCATCATTCTTGTGTTCACTGGGGACGGGTGAACGGAATTGACACGTACTTTGTATGGAGCAACTTCTACTGCAGTGGCTTTTGTTAGGCCGACGACTGCGTGTTTAGATGCAATATAAGGTGTTACGTTCGGGCTGCCGCTTAGTCCGGCTACAGAAGAAGTATTGATAACACTTCCGCTTCCTTGTTCCTTCATGACGGCTAACACATGTTTTAGTCCTAAGAATACGCCGCGAACGTTAACGGCAAGAACTTTGTCTAAGTCTTCTACTTTTTGTTCTGTGATTGGAGCTACTTTACCTTCGATTCCTGCGTTGTTAAAGAAGACATCTATTCTGCCGAACTTCTCGACAGTTTTCTTTACATAGTTTTTCACATCTTCCTCTTGGGATACGTCTGCTTGTATAACGATAACTTCTCCGAAGGCTTCTAATTCTGCTTTTGCCTGATTAAGAGGTTCTTGAAATAAATCTACTAGAACTACTTTGGCACCTTCCTCTAAAAAACGTTTTGCTGTTACTTTCCCAATTCCGCCTGCTCCTCCAGTAATAAGGGCTACTTTGTTCGCTAATCTTGACAAAATGATAACCTCCTCTAAAAAATAACGCTTACAATTTGCTGCGCTAAATATTGTGACAATTGTGTGAATAATAAACCTCTATTTATTATAGGCTAACATGGCGCAAGATTTCTAATGAAAAGCCTTATTTCAATAGTGTTTAAAGGCTTTTTCGGCGTTGGAAATTTTTATTAGGTTAACGGTATGAAAGTAGTTGTCATAAAATCGTCGAATTTTTAAGTCTTTTCTACCTAATGAAGCAGATATAATGGAACTATAAAAGATGCATTTCCACTACTTCTTTATAAGGTTTTGTATTTAGGGGGGAATATTCAATA
This DNA window, taken from Niallia sp. Man26, encodes the following:
- a CDS encoding HAD family hydrolase; the protein is MKAIVFDFDGLTIDTEYALYESFCDILEMEPGKLPISEYAVHIGTDSSSLYNFILSQSNGLLTRDEIIEKSAVLHKAKLSKPFARDGIEDYLKAAKELGLKIGLASSSYRDWVEHFLKELNILHYFDVIQTRDDVKKVKPDPELYKNTIKLLGVNPQEAIAFEDSANGSKAALAAGLNCVVVPNKITEHLPFENYHLKLASMADRSLQEVIESMEKSVNLLEK
- a CDS encoding SDR family oxidoreductase, producing MSRLANKVALITGGAGGIGKVTAKRFLEEGAKVVLVDLFQEPLNQAKAELEAFGEVIVIQADVSQEEDVKNYVKKTVEKFGRIDVFFNNAGIEGKVAPITEQKVEDLDKVLAVNVRGVFLGLKHVLAVMKEQGSGSVINTSSVAGLSGSPNVTPYIASKHAVVGLTKATAVEVAPYKVRVNSVHPSPVNTRMMRSLEEGFAPGQAEAAKADMEKSIPLGRYGESEDISNLVLFLASDESAFITGVQYRVDGGMGAL